A window of the Butyricimonas virosa genome harbors these coding sequences:
- a CDS encoding ChaN family lipoprotein has product MRSCLIILLVMLLGFTNYSKGQEKKAYRLFDAKGKEIEYKEMMKVLKAQDVVFIGEVHNCAIAHWLEYEMVKDLYTAHKDKLTIGLEMLEADNQLMVDEYVGWLISSDRFEEEARLWPNYLTDYAPVVGLGREHGLRVIATNVPRRYANMVKNGGFEALEKLSAEAKKYIAPLPIDYEPDEEAAGMFGLMMMTSGKHTDPENVTKAQALKDATMGWFIAQNLKSKFVHLNGNYHSDFKKGIITYLNKYRPGLKIATVCSVRQDDIKKLGEENEGRADFYICVPTDMTITY; this is encoded by the coding sequence ATGAGGAGTTGTTTGATTATTTTGCTGGTGATGTTGTTGGGTTTTACCAACTACAGTAAAGGACAGGAAAAGAAAGCTTATCGCTTGTTTGATGCGAAGGGAAAGGAAATCGAATATAAAGAGATGATGAAAGTGCTGAAAGCACAGGATGTTGTGTTTATCGGTGAGGTTCATAATTGTGCCATAGCTCATTGGTTGGAGTATGAGATGGTAAAGGACTTGTATACTGCGCATAAGGATAAATTGACAATCGGGTTGGAAATGTTGGAGGCTGATAATCAGTTGATGGTAGATGAATATGTGGGATGGTTGATCTCTTCCGATCGCTTTGAAGAAGAAGCTCGACTTTGGCCTAACTATCTGACGGATTATGCACCTGTTGTAGGGTTAGGCCGTGAACACGGGTTACGGGTGATAGCCACGAATGTACCCCGGCGATATGCTAATATGGTGAAAAATGGGGGATTTGAGGCTTTGGAAAAATTATCGGCAGAGGCTAAAAAATATATCGCACCCCTGCCGATTGATTACGAGCCGGATGAAGAGGCTGCCGGGATGTTCGGTTTGATGATGATGACCTCGGGAAAGCATACCGATCCGGAGAATGTTACCAAGGCTCAAGCATTGAAAGATGCCACGATGGGATGGTTTATTGCCCAGAATTTGAAGTCCAAATTTGTGCATCTGAATGGGAACTATCATTCGGATTTCAAGAAAGGCATTATTACTTATCTAAATAAATATCGTCCCGGTTTGAAGATCGCAACCGTATGCTCTGTGCGGCAGGATGATATAAAGAAATTGGGGGAGGAAAATGAAGGACGGGCAGATTTTTATATCTGTGTTCCAACTGATATGACCATAACATATTAG
- a CDS encoding M16 family metallopeptidase → MAKGQTVTPANELIALPEGTVYKQLPNGLHYVIKQNDMPGHKVEFRLILRAGSILQTEKEGGVAHFLEHMAFNGTEHFPNKGIVEYLESLGVKYGFGINAFTGFDRTIYMFSIPTDRPEDLDRGLLILKDWLTGIQIRPEQVEREKGVILEEARGYDTGDPFYDVKVGGTRYSERMPLGTAEEIKSMTAEKLENFYRKWYVPELATIVVVGDLNVGEMEGKIKEVFGGVPAVKTTGYKEYPLEYTEKVAYQEMQDTLITRSALELILPKVTTVQSTYGDRLQKIKERLLMSAVNARFKAQGSRVSLSDNWYLSDKDHLVFSIDGEHGTEIKGKIVEVVSTLKQIREQGFCEPELARLKENAIKQLGKIYAVKSSEQWCEDFADLAISGERYVTDTLHNSWLASQIHEIESKELQALASEWFGRLSHVRAAYHYNPLKGEKLTEKEIQTSWEEGEKASCGVYEYVVEEEEEREKVDVPEFLVRKFTPSRQLIASERVIDGLDVKEICLTNGARIILKRTKDEDRQITLTAFAKGGASVLTPENYPLLEGVAGYMEMGGIEKMDYDSYCEMLAQEEMAFSVTFEPYWHGWIAMAPADKITELCHLVYEKCFYPEKRYEDFEDAKQDVLASVGQETVLSKMLKSAPDRQMAARIDKLMGNSLATGKMAESREEIEAMNLDDIADFYRQLYTNPNGLVCVVCGNFDMNEVERDLVAALGMFPAQEKVNDWVLPKFDYPEGGFREIFPNENEGQTIFDYLYYGNYEAGLRNSLMLKLVRDVVRNRLLSVLREQESLLYSPYMLLYYKGLPRAGYYFDINASVDTKNMGKVDQLLKEIIRDVQENEVDEKELAALQRSFVVTRREVVNDYATAEWKKYLMGALRDGETLEDLARYEEILYSITPADLKDACREYLDMERCGVLLMQGKESE, encoded by the coding sequence ATGGCGAAAGGCCAGACAGTTACTCCTGCAAATGAATTGATTGCGTTGCCGGAGGGTACCGTGTACAAACAGTTGCCGAACGGATTGCATTATGTTATTAAACAAAATGATATGCCGGGGCATAAGGTGGAATTTCGTTTGATCTTACGTGCCGGTTCGATTTTGCAGACAGAGAAGGAAGGCGGTGTAGCGCACTTTCTCGAACATATGGCTTTTAACGGGACAGAGCATTTTCCGAATAAAGGGATTGTTGAATATCTTGAGTCTCTGGGCGTGAAGTATGGATTTGGGATTAATGCCTTTACCGGATTTGATCGGACAATTTATATGTTTTCTATTCCGACAGACCGACCGGAAGATTTGGATCGGGGATTGTTGATTTTGAAAGATTGGTTGACAGGAATTCAAATACGTCCGGAACAGGTCGAAAGGGAAAAAGGGGTAATATTGGAAGAGGCCCGTGGGTATGATACGGGTGATCCTTTTTACGATGTGAAAGTCGGGGGAACCCGTTATAGTGAACGGATGCCTTTGGGAACTGCGGAAGAGATAAAGAGCATGACCGCAGAGAAACTGGAAAACTTCTATCGAAAGTGGTATGTACCGGAATTGGCCACGATTGTCGTGGTTGGAGACTTGAATGTCGGGGAAATGGAAGGGAAGATTAAAGAGGTGTTTGGAGGAGTTCCCGCGGTAAAAACAACAGGATACAAGGAATATCCTTTGGAGTACACGGAGAAAGTGGCTTACCAGGAAATGCAGGATACGTTAATTACTCGTTCGGCATTAGAATTAATATTACCGAAAGTGACTACCGTGCAATCTACTTATGGCGATCGTTTGCAAAAGATAAAAGAACGGTTGTTGATGTCGGCAGTCAATGCCCGCTTTAAGGCGCAGGGTTCACGGGTCTCGTTGTCCGACAACTGGTATTTGAGTGACAAAGATCATCTGGTGTTTTCTATCGATGGGGAGCATGGAACCGAGATTAAGGGGAAAATCGTAGAGGTCGTGAGTACTTTGAAACAAATTCGCGAGCAAGGATTTTGTGAACCGGAGTTGGCCAGATTGAAAGAAAATGCGATAAAGCAATTAGGAAAGATTTATGCCGTCAAGAGTTCTGAACAATGGTGTGAGGATTTTGCAGACTTGGCAATCTCGGGAGAGCGTTACGTGACAGATACCTTACATAATAGTTGGCTTGCCTCTCAAATACACGAAATTGAAAGTAAGGAATTGCAGGCCTTAGCTAGTGAGTGGTTTGGGCGTCTATCTCATGTGCGTGCAGCTTATCATTATAATCCCTTAAAAGGGGAAAAGTTGACGGAAAAAGAAATTCAGACCTCTTGGGAAGAGGGAGAAAAGGCCTCTTGTGGCGTGTACGAGTATGTGGTGGAAGAAGAGGAAGAACGGGAGAAAGTGGATGTCCCTGAATTTTTAGTACGTAAATTTACTCCTTCCCGACAGTTGATTGCTTCGGAACGAGTGATTGATGGGTTGGACGTGAAAGAAATTTGTCTGACGAATGGTGCACGGATTATTTTGAAACGGACGAAAGATGAAGATCGGCAAATCACGTTAACCGCTTTTGCCAAGGGAGGGGCTTCGGTGCTGACTCCCGAGAATTACCCTTTGCTGGAAGGTGTGGCGGGTTACATGGAAATGGGAGGAATTGAGAAGATGGATTATGACTCGTACTGTGAAATGTTGGCACAGGAAGAAATGGCTTTTTCCGTGACGTTTGAGCCTTACTGGCATGGGTGGATTGCTATGGCTCCGGCAGATAAGATCACTGAATTATGCCATCTGGTGTATGAAAAGTGTTTTTATCCGGAAAAGCGGTATGAGGATTTTGAAGATGCTAAACAAGATGTGCTAGCAAGCGTGGGACAGGAAACCGTGTTGTCAAAGATGTTGAAAAGCGCACCGGACAGGCAGATGGCAGCACGGATAGATAAGTTAATGGGTAATTCCTTGGCAACAGGAAAAATGGCCGAGAGCCGTGAGGAAATAGAGGCGATGAATTTGGATGATATTGCAGACTTTTACAGGCAGTTGTATACGAATCCTAATGGATTGGTGTGTGTCGTTTGCGGGAATTTTGATATGAACGAGGTGGAACGTGATTTGGTAGCGGCTCTCGGTATGTTTCCCGCACAAGAAAAGGTTAATGACTGGGTATTGCCGAAATTTGATTACCCGGAAGGAGGTTTCCGGGAGATATTCCCGAATGAGAATGAAGGGCAGACTATTTTTGATTATCTCTATTATGGGAATTATGAAGCAGGATTACGCAATTCATTGATGCTGAAATTGGTGAGGGATGTTGTTCGCAATCGCTTGTTGAGTGTGTTACGGGAGCAAGAATCCTTGCTGTATTCTCCATATATGTTATTATATTACAAAGGATTGCCGCGGGCCGGATATTATTTTGATATTAATGCCTCGGTGGATACCAAAAACATGGGGAAGGTGGATCAGCTATTGAAGGAAATTATTCGGGATGTGCAGGAGAATGAAGTGGATGAGAAAGAATTGGCTGCATTACAACGCTCTTTTGTCGTGACCCGGCGTGAAGTGGTAAATGATTATGCTACTGCAGAATGGAAAAAGTATCTGATGGGTGCTTTACGGGATGGGGAGACCTTGGAGGATTTGGCTCGTTACGAGGAAATCTTGTATTCGATTACTCCGGCAGATTTGAAGGATGCCTGTCGGGAGTATTTGGACATGGAGCGATGTGGTGTCTTGTTAATGCAGGGTAAAGAATCGGAATAA
- a CDS encoding DUF4929 family protein produces the protein MSTMGKLQIMLLFLVAVFSGCSETDERAYVGKNSIYIRTEGDPVILAMDDEPLKATLMLIRAYDKDVSFEIDVKYLTEGAEDLVTVNPAIVTIPAGEKSVDFEIISNKKGVVADKVQLEIGVKYPLPEADMGRVEEVLRVVVKPYMEAEDLTEEQQALLEGYKAKGLDLSKWIGVIPVKVSVEVPPTDGLESLINGMKKVYTGKTVITLSEDATAEQPILKMTNNPMGLKEFMYDMLRKETVENDMFWYYDPGEGEINPYMAMMELIGLSKTSLETFEMTLDNIRVDFSNNGVSNVEFLGERPDIWDETELVTVVPFAYNYSAWNRLKELLDAGDNELAQEYVNYGATLDPTHYLFYSGIDEDYWEDGNWMEPQGVLTGNKLTFQFNFDHYSAGGYSIIRVEYTLSE, from the coding sequence ATGAGTACCATGGGAAAATTACAAATCATGCTTTTATTCTTGGTAGCCGTTTTTTCCGGTTGTTCGGAAACGGACGAGAGAGCGTATGTGGGAAAGAATTCGATATATATCAGAACGGAGGGGGACCCGGTAATATTGGCAATGGATGATGAGCCTTTGAAGGCAACATTAATGTTGATACGTGCTTATGATAAAGATGTGTCTTTTGAAATTGACGTGAAATACCTGACTGAAGGAGCGGAGGATTTGGTAACGGTGAATCCAGCTATCGTGACTATTCCGGCAGGAGAAAAGAGCGTGGATTTTGAAATTATTTCAAATAAAAAGGGTGTTGTGGCAGATAAGGTGCAATTAGAAATAGGGGTAAAATATCCATTACCGGAAGCGGATATGGGGAGAGTGGAGGAGGTGTTGCGTGTTGTCGTGAAACCTTATATGGAGGCTGAGGATTTGACCGAGGAACAACAGGCTTTGCTGGAAGGATACAAGGCGAAAGGATTGGATTTGAGTAAATGGATCGGGGTGATCCCGGTAAAGGTGAGCGTGGAGGTGCCTCCCACGGACGGGTTGGAATCTTTAATTAACGGGATGAAGAAGGTATATACCGGAAAGACCGTGATCACGTTGAGTGAAGACGCTACTGCAGAACAACCGATACTAAAGATGACGAATAACCCGATGGGTTTGAAGGAATTTATGTATGATATGTTGCGCAAGGAGACAGTTGAGAATGATATGTTTTGGTATTATGATCCTGGAGAGGGGGAGATAAATCCTTATATGGCGATGATGGAGTTAATCGGGCTTTCTAAAACGAGTCTGGAAACTTTTGAGATGACATTGGATAATATCCGTGTGGATTTTTCCAATAATGGCGTATCAAATGTAGAGTTTTTGGGGGAGAGACCCGATATCTGGGATGAAACAGAATTAGTGACCGTGGTTCCTTTTGCTTATAACTATTCTGCTTGGAATCGTTTAAAAGAGCTTTTGGATGCAGGAGATAATGAACTGGCACAAGAATATGTGAATTATGGAGCAACTCTTGATCCGACCCATTACCTGTTTTATTCGGGAATAGATGAAGATTACTGGGAAGATGGTAATTGGATGGAGCCTCAAGGAGTGTTGACAGGTAACAAGTTGACGTTCCAGTTTAATTTTGATCATTATAGTGCCGGAGGGTATAGCATTATTAGAGTAGAATACACTTTATCTGAGTAG